A single Candoia aspera isolate rCanAsp1 chromosome 7, rCanAsp1.hap2, whole genome shotgun sequence DNA region contains:
- the SNRPF gene encoding small nuclear ribonucleoprotein F: MQSLPLNPKPFLNGLTGKPVMVKLKWGMEYKGYLVSVDGYMNMQLANTEEYIDGALSGHLGEVLIRCNNVLYIRGVEEEEEDGEMRE, encoded by the exons ATGCAGAGTTTGCCTCTCAATCCAAAGCCATTCCTAAATGGGCTGACTGGGAAGCCAGTAATGGTGAAATTGAAGTGGGGAATGGAATACAAGGGCTACCTTGTATCAGTTGATGGCTACATGAATATGCAG CTTGCCAATACAGAAGAATATATTGATGGTGCACTGTCTGGACATCTTGGTGAAGTTCTGATAAG GTGCAACAATGTCCTGTATATAAGGGGtgtagaggaagaagaagaagatggagaaatGAGAGAATAA